In one uncultured Devosia sp. genomic region, the following are encoded:
- the aat gene encoding leucyl/phenylalanyl-tRNA--protein transferase, which translates to MSKPSPFEIDITPELIIRAYRAGIFPMSEDAEDEDLFWVSPEMRGVIPLDGFRLSTSLRKAIRKSGFEVRVDTDFAGVIHGCATVGADRDSTWINRTIRQVYGELFRRGVAHTVEVWDGEDLVGGLYGLAIGGAFFGESMFHRRTNASKIAMAHLVERLRAGGFVLLDTQFVTDHLASLGGIEIPRNQYEERLAEALQIEGDWSALDLNPPA; encoded by the coding sequence ATGTCCAAACCCAGCCCCTTTGAAATCGACATCACCCCGGAACTGATCATCCGCGCCTATCGGGCCGGCATCTTTCCCATGTCGGAAGATGCCGAGGATGAGGACCTGTTCTGGGTCAGCCCCGAGATGCGCGGCGTCATTCCCCTCGACGGCTTTCGCCTGTCGACCAGCCTGCGCAAGGCCATCCGCAAATCGGGTTTCGAGGTCAGGGTCGACACCGATTTTGCGGGCGTCATCCACGGCTGCGCCACTGTCGGCGCCGATCGCGACAGCACTTGGATTAATCGCACCATCCGCCAGGTCTATGGCGAACTGTTCCGCCGCGGTGTGGCCCATACGGTGGAAGTGTGGGACGGCGAAGACCTGGTCGGCGGTCTCTATGGACTCGCTATCGGCGGCGCCTTCTTCGGCGAATCCATGTTCCACCGGCGCACCAATGCCAGCAAGATCGCCATGGCGCATCTGGTGGAACGGCTGAGAGCCGGTGGTTTTGTGCTGCTCGACACCCAGTTCGTCACCGACCACCTTGCCTCGCTGGGCGGGATCGAAATCCCGCGCAACCAATACGAGGAGCGTCTCGCCGAGGCGCTGCAGATCGAGGGCGACTGGTCCGCCTTGGACCTCAATCCGCCAGCTTGA
- the accC gene encoding acetyl-CoA carboxylase biotin carboxylase subunit, which produces MFQKVLIANRGEIALRILRACKELGIQTVAVHSTADANAMHVRLADESVCIGPNAAKDSYLNIPSILAACEITGADAVHPGYGFLSENARFAKILEEHKVTFIGPSAHHIEIMGDKITAKKTAVELGIPVVPGSPGAVETEESALDNARRIGYPVLIKATAGGGGRGMKVAKTEEDLLIAWSTARSEAKAAFGNDSVYMEKYLGKPRHIEVQVLGDGQGNAVHLGVRDCSLQRRHQKVWEEAGGPTIRPEERDEIGEICAAAMRKLSYSGAGTIEFLYENGEFYFIEMNTRLQVEHPVTERITGIDIVYEQIRVASGEKLSMTQDQVQFNGHAIEVRINAEDPQTFAPSPGTITFYHPAGGVGVRVDSAVYQGYKIPPYYDSLIGKLIVYGRTREECLQRLRRAIDEFVVDGIKTTLPLFQRLIHEPDILSGNYDIHWLEKYLAENKV; this is translated from the coding sequence ATGTTCCAGAAGGTCCTCATCGCCAATCGCGGCGAAATCGCCCTGCGCATCCTGCGTGCCTGCAAGGAACTGGGCATCCAGACCGTTGCGGTCCATTCGACGGCTGACGCCAATGCCATGCATGTGCGTCTCGCCGACGAAAGCGTCTGTATCGGTCCCAATGCCGCCAAGGACAGCTATCTCAACATCCCGTCGATCCTCGCTGCCTGCGAGATCACCGGCGCGGATGCGGTGCATCCTGGTTACGGTTTCCTTTCGGAAAACGCCCGCTTCGCCAAGATTCTGGAAGAGCACAAGGTGACCTTCATCGGTCCCTCGGCGCACCATATCGAGATCATGGGCGACAAGATCACGGCCAAGAAGACCGCCGTCGAGCTTGGCATTCCCGTGGTTCCGGGCTCGCCCGGCGCGGTCGAGACCGAGGAATCGGCGCTCGATAACGCCCGCCGCATCGGCTACCCCGTGCTGATCAAGGCAACCGCCGGTGGCGGTGGTCGCGGCATGAAGGTCGCCAAGACGGAGGAAGACCTACTGATCGCCTGGTCGACCGCCCGCTCGGAAGCCAAGGCCGCCTTTGGCAACGATTCCGTCTATATGGAAAAGTACCTCGGCAAGCCGCGCCACATCGAAGTCCAGGTGCTGGGCGACGGTCAGGGCAATGCCGTCCATCTGGGCGTCCGCGACTGCTCTCTGCAGCGCCGCCACCAAAAGGTCTGGGAAGAGGCCGGTGGCCCCACCATCCGCCCCGAGGAACGCGACGAGATCGGCGAAATCTGCGCCGCCGCAATGCGCAAGCTCAGCTATTCGGGCGCCGGCACGATCGAATTCCTCTACGAGAATGGCGAGTTCTATTTCATCGAAATGAACACCCGCCTGCAGGTGGAGCATCCGGTCACCGAACGCATCACCGGCATCGACATCGTCTATGAGCAGATCCGCGTTGCCTCGGGCGAAAAGCTCTCGATGACCCAGGATCAGGTGCAGTTCAATGGCCATGCCATCGAAGTGCGCATCAATGCCGAAGACCCGCAGACATTCGCGCCGTCGCCCGGCACGATCACCTTCTACCACCCCGCTGGTGGCGTCGGTGTGCGTGTCGATTCGGCGGTCTATCAGGGCTACAAGATCCCGCCCTATTACGACTCACTGATCGGCAAGCTGATCGTCTATGGCCGTACCCGCGAAGAATGCCTGCAGCGCCTGCGCCGCGCGATCGACGAATTCGTCGTCGACGGCATCAAGACCACGCTGCCCCTGTTCCAGCGCCTGATCCATGAGCCCGATATCCTCTCGGGCAACTACGACATCCACTGGCTGGAAAAATACCTGGCCGAGAACAAGGTCTGA
- a CDS encoding DUF2155 domain-containing protein, producing MKTLVPILGLASIGFAAPISAQPIANPVASFAGLDKITGRITRFDVYIDETVLFGALEITPRACYTRPSTEAQSTSAFLEVDQRSLNGVSKRIFTGWMFADSPALHAVDHAIYDIWLEDCKVSTAVPPPDAR from the coding sequence ATCAAGACGCTGGTGCCCATACTGGGCCTGGCGTCGATCGGGTTTGCCGCGCCCATTTCGGCGCAGCCAATCGCCAATCCCGTCGCCAGCTTTGCCGGTCTCGACAAGATCACCGGCCGCATCACGCGCTTCGATGTCTATATCGACGAGACCGTGCTGTTCGGCGCGCTCGAGATCACGCCGCGCGCCTGCTACACGCGGCCGTCAACCGAAGCGCAGAGTACGTCGGCCTTTCTCGAGGTCGACCAGCGCAGCCTCAATGGCGTCTCCAAGCGCATCTTCACCGGATGGATGTTTGCCGATAGTCCGGCCCTGCATGCCGTCGATCACGCGATCTATGACATCTGGCTGGAAGACTGCAAGGTCAGCACGGCCGTGCCGCCGCCCGACGCCCGCTGA
- the accB gene encoding acetyl-CoA carboxylase biotin carboxyl carrier protein → MTKSSQVDQDLIRAIAELLNKENLAEIEIEQEDFRVRVTRSYANEAPVYAQAPQYFAPPAAAAAPLAPAGSVVPAAPAAAEDLSSNPGTLTSPMVGTAYRSPEPGKPSFVEVGAKVSEGQTLLIIEAMKTMNQIPAHRSGTVTRILVQDAQPVEYGEPLVVIE, encoded by the coding sequence ATGACCAAGTCATCGCAAGTGGATCAGGATCTGATCCGTGCCATCGCAGAGCTGCTCAACAAGGAAAATCTCGCCGAGATCGAGATCGAGCAGGAGGACTTCCGGGTCCGCGTCACCCGCTCCTATGCAAATGAGGCGCCCGTCTACGCCCAGGCACCCCAGTATTTCGCGCCGCCGGCTGCTGCAGCCGCGCCGCTGGCCCCAGCTGGCTCGGTTGTGCCGGCCGCTCCTGCCGCTGCCGAAGACCTGTCGTCCAATCCGGGCACCCTGACCTCCCCCATGGTTGGCACCGCTTATCGTTCGCCAGAGCCGGGCAAGCCGTCCTTCGTCGAAGTGGGCGCCAAGGTCTCCGAAGGCCAGACGCTTCTGATCATCGAAGCCATGAAGACCATGAACCAGATCCCGGCGCACCGCTCGGGCACCGTGACGCGCATTCTCGTGCAGGACGCGCAGCCGGTTGAATATGGCGAGCCGCTCGTCGTCATCGAGTAA
- a CDS encoding DUF4386 family protein gives MTTLQRPTGLAMIAVPVLFMAAFTGLQLSFHYPDILREPAEDILAGFTAGGPGLLVNWYVFMLSALAFIPVGVLSGLWLWPRNPTAAAFAATFGILAGLVQGMGLLRWVVLVPNLAASSADPAVTQAVFDAFHLYAGAGVGEHFGYLFTALWTVSVAVALLGQYRLLAWAGLLLALGIAAGMAEPFGLPSAGAINAVAYTLWAVWLVVLGVVVLRERST, from the coding sequence ATGACCACGCTTCAACGTCCGACCGGGCTGGCGATGATTGCCGTGCCCGTGCTGTTCATGGCCGCATTCACCGGTCTGCAGCTCAGCTTTCACTACCCCGATATCCTGCGCGAACCAGCCGAGGATATCCTCGCCGGATTCACCGCTGGCGGACCGGGCCTGTTGGTCAATTGGTATGTCTTCATGCTCTCGGCGCTGGCCTTCATCCCGGTGGGCGTGTTGAGCGGGCTATGGCTCTGGCCGCGCAATCCGACCGCAGCGGCCTTTGCCGCGACCTTCGGCATTCTTGCCGGGCTGGTGCAGGGCATGGGGCTGTTGCGCTGGGTCGTGCTGGTGCCCAATCTCGCCGCGTCATCTGCCGACCCCGCCGTGACGCAGGCGGTGTTCGACGCCTTCCATCTCTATGCCGGTGCCGGCGTCGGCGAACATTTCGGCTATCTCTTTACGGCGCTGTGGACTGTCTCGGTGGCGGTTGCTCTGCTTGGGCAGTATCGATTGCTCGCCTGGGCGGGCCTGCTCCTGGCGCTTGGTATCGCGGCTGGCATGGCCGAGCCCTTCGGCCTGCCGTCGGCTGGCGCAATCAACGCCGTGGCCTATACGCTCTGGGCTGTCTGGCTGGTGGTGCTTGGCGTGGTGGTGCTAAGGGAAAGGTCGACCTGA
- a CDS encoding GyrI-like domain-containing protein: MLTLPEIVERPERAYAYIPFKVRMNQMQKPAEEGFPALFGHLATAGIDPAGPAFYNYRRIAMSDTLDVEAGVTVSGRGADSGNIHFGTLPAGRYLTVTWHGHPDKLYDVTALLIGWAKERGKKLDVVEKDDGDHFACRLEIYESDPADEPDMDKWVTVLEFKLAD; this comes from the coding sequence ATGCTGACTTTGCCTGAGATCGTCGAACGGCCTGAACGCGCATACGCCTATATCCCTTTCAAAGTGCGGATGAACCAGATGCAGAAGCCGGCCGAAGAAGGCTTTCCGGCCCTCTTCGGGCATCTGGCGACAGCGGGGATCGATCCGGCTGGTCCGGCCTTCTATAATTATCGACGCATTGCCATGAGCGACACGCTCGATGTCGAGGCTGGTGTTACGGTGTCGGGCCGCGGCGCGGATAGCGGCAACATTCACTTCGGCACATTGCCGGCCGGTCGCTACCTGACGGTGACCTGGCATGGCCATCCCGACAAGCTGTATGACGTCACGGCCTTGCTGATCGGCTGGGCCAAGGAGCGCGGCAAGAAGCTCGACGTGGTGGAGAAGGACGATGGCGATCACTTCGCCTGCCGTCTCGAAATCTACGAAAGCGATCCGGCCGACGAGCCCGATATGGACAAATGGGTCACGGTGCTGGAGTTCAAGCTGGCGGATTGA
- a CDS encoding GNAT family N-acetyltransferase, with protein sequence MIPTLKTERLILRPPTMADFPAYGDFLKSDRSRFMGGPFDTRGAWLTFSHDVALWELYGHGALMIELAETGECVGQVGINHGPLFPEKELGWLLYEGHEGRGYASEAGRAMRDWGFADLGLETLVSYFDPENHKSMAVSARLGGVPDPDAKRQDPEDMVYRYRR encoded by the coding sequence ATGATCCCAACTCTCAAGACCGAACGCCTGATCCTGCGCCCGCCCACCATGGCTGACTTTCCGGCCTATGGCGACTTCCTGAAGTCGGATCGATCGCGCTTCATGGGTGGGCCGTTTGATACGCGCGGTGCCTGGCTGACCTTCAGCCATGACGTGGCGCTGTGGGAGCTTTATGGCCATGGTGCCCTGATGATCGAGCTTGCCGAAACCGGCGAATGCGTCGGGCAGGTCGGCATCAACCACGGCCCGCTGTTTCCGGAGAAAGAGCTCGGCTGGCTTCTCTACGAGGGCCATGAAGGCCGGGGCTATGCCTCGGAAGCCGGGCGCGCCATGCGGGATTGGGGTTTTGCTGATCTCGGCCTTGAAACTCTCGTCAGCTATTTTGACCCCGAGAACCACAAGTCCATGGCCGTGTCAGCGCGGCTGGGCGGGGTGCCCGATCCTGATGCCAAGCGGCAGGACCCCGAAGATATGGTCTATCGCTACCGGCGTTGA
- a CDS encoding DsbA family protein — translation MSRVTLALVAVSGILAGALGYSVLNQPKPQTDTVAIQAQIDEAITAYDAARSAAEASLPQDVAAIDPDVLNPLIESYLMGDPKILQRMSVALDTTMQAEEREKATGAIASMSDKIFNDPGQVVLGNPEGDVTLVEFFDYNCGYCRNALPDLAALLAEDTNLRVILKEFPILSNESIDAARVAVLVGDTDVDYWSFHEALFTSRGKVDKQVALDAAADLGLSPVALELDMGTEAVSQKIQTSYEIARALNITGTPTYIIGNEIIPGAIGVDELKTRIANMRECGETTCGV, via the coding sequence ATGTCGCGCGTCACTCTCGCCCTTGTCGCCGTTTCCGGCATTCTCGCCGGTGCGCTGGGCTATTCGGTGCTGAACCAGCCCAAGCCCCAGACCGACACGGTCGCCATCCAGGCGCAGATCGACGAAGCCATCACCGCTTACGACGCCGCCCGATCCGCCGCTGAAGCCAGCCTGCCCCAGGACGTCGCCGCGATCGATCCGGACGTGCTCAATCCGCTGATCGAATCCTATCTGATGGGTGACCCCAAGATCCTGCAGCGCATGTCCGTGGCGCTGGATACCACAATGCAGGCAGAGGAGCGCGAGAAGGCAACTGGCGCCATCGCCTCAATGAGCGACAAGATTTTCAACGATCCCGGCCAGGTCGTCCTCGGCAATCCCGAAGGCGACGTGACCCTGGTTGAGTTCTTCGACTACAATTGCGGCTATTGCCGCAACGCCCTGCCCGATCTTGCGGCGCTGCTCGCCGAGGACACCAACCTGCGCGTGATCCTCAAGGAATTCCCCATTCTCTCCAATGAGTCGATCGACGCCGCCCGCGTCGCCGTCCTCGTTGGCGATACCGATGTCGACTACTGGAGCTTCCACGAAGCCCTGTTCACCAGCCGTGGCAAGGTCGACAAGCAGGTTGCGCTCGACGCCGCTGCCGATCTCGGCCTGTCCCCGGTGGCGCTCGAACTCGACATGGGCACCGAGGCCGTATCGCAGAAGATTCAGACCTCCTACGAAATCGCCCGTGCCCTCAATATCACCGGCACGCCCACCTATATCATTGGCAACGAGATCATTCCCGGTGCCATCGGTGTGGACGAACTCAAGACGCGCATCGCCAACATGCGCGAATGCGGTGAGACTACCTGCGGCGTCTGA
- a CDS encoding aminotransferase class I/II-fold pyridoxal phosphate-dependent enzyme produces MTDQNTDGLMPFHAMEILKRAKGIEATGRVVCHLEIGEPGAPPAPKVIEAVRHALPDAQGYTNAKGLIELREGLSAYYHAQHGVTVDPDSIISTMGSSAGFIIAFHTAFKPGAKIAITRPGYPAYVNTLLGLGFGMVEIPLTAENGWRLTGADIAAAHAAEPFEGLLFASPANPTGATVDRAGLADIIATCKRLGVRLISDEIYHGLDYSGPSVSALELTQDAIVINSFSKYYCMTGWRIGWMVLPADLVRRAEILQQNLFISAPTLSQVAATVALGERDYSEVQKAGYAANRQLLSDGLHALGFDIGAPSDGAFYAYAGVVRFSNDSMDFCTRMLDEAGVAATPGEDFDRVNGKKFVRFSYAGKRETIELALERMRGFLGQYHAQ; encoded by the coding sequence ATGACCGACCAGAACACTGATGGCCTGATGCCTTTCCACGCCATGGAAATCCTCAAGCGTGCCAAGGGAATCGAGGCGACGGGCAGGGTGGTCTGTCACCTAGAGATCGGCGAACCCGGCGCCCCGCCTGCTCCGAAGGTGATCGAGGCCGTGCGCCATGCGCTGCCCGATGCGCAGGGCTATACCAATGCCAAGGGGTTGATCGAGCTGCGCGAAGGGCTCTCGGCCTACTACCATGCCCAGCATGGCGTGACGGTCGATCCTGATTCCATCATTTCGACCATGGGGTCGTCGGCCGGCTTCATCATCGCTTTTCACACCGCCTTCAAGCCCGGCGCAAAGATCGCCATCACACGACCCGGCTATCCGGCCTATGTGAATACGCTGCTCGGCCTCGGCTTTGGCATGGTCGAAATCCCGCTGACCGCAGAAAATGGCTGGCGGCTGACCGGGGCCGATATTGCGGCAGCCCATGCCGCCGAACCCTTCGAGGGGCTGCTGTTCGCTAGCCCGGCCAATCCGACCGGGGCCACAGTGGATCGTGCTGGATTGGCCGACATCATCGCGACCTGCAAGCGGCTGGGCGTACGGCTGATCTCGGACGAAATCTATCACGGGCTCGATTATTCCGGGCCGTCGGTCAGTGCGCTGGAGCTGACCCAGGACGCCATCGTCATCAATTCCTTCTCGAAATACTACTGCATGACCGGCTGGCGCATCGGCTGGATGGTGCTGCCGGCTGATCTCGTCCGCCGCGCCGAAATCCTGCAGCAGAACCTCTTCATCTCCGCCCCGACGCTGAGCCAGGTTGCGGCTACGGTAGCGCTGGGTGAACGGGACTATTCCGAGGTGCAGAAGGCCGGCTATGCCGCCAATCGGCAGTTGCTGAGCGACGGGCTGCATGCGCTGGGCTTTGACATCGGCGCCCCGTCGGACGGCGCCTTCTACGCCTATGCCGGCGTTGTCCGCTTTTCCAATGACTCGATGGACTTCTGTACCCGCATGCTGGACGAGGCGGGCGTCGCCGCGACGCCGGGCGAGGACTTTGATCGGGTGAACGGCAAGAAATTCGTCCGCTTCTCCTATGCCGGCAAACGCGAGACGATCGAACTGGCACTGGAGCGCATGAGAGGATTTCTGGGTCAGTATCACGCCCAGTAG
- a CDS encoding APH(3') family aminoglycoside O-phosphotransferase, producing MPYSGDTPLPAALRKLETAQWTPVTIGKSGASVWRIIGDEALFLKSAPVHPLSELPGEAERLRWLTGTGLAAPQLRDFFECDGRNWLLMTAMPGADLTEWATQPELIVDILASSLRQLHALDIAACPFDHRLDKRLGAGADNVAAGIVDESDFDTAHVGWTAVQVLDWLMQNRPQTSDLVVTHGDVSLPNLMADNGRFSGFIDCGRLGVADRWQDLSIACRSLAFNCGPGHVTAFLAAYGAQWDQQRYDYYTALDELF from the coding sequence ATGCCCTATTCAGGCGATACCCCATTGCCAGCTGCCTTGCGGAAACTGGAAACAGCTCAATGGACGCCGGTCACCATCGGCAAATCGGGCGCGTCTGTCTGGCGTATCATCGGTGACGAAGCACTCTTTCTCAAATCCGCTCCAGTCCATCCCTTGAGCGAACTGCCCGGCGAGGCCGAGCGCCTGCGCTGGTTGACGGGAACTGGCCTTGCCGCCCCGCAGCTCAGGGACTTTTTCGAGTGCGATGGCCGTAACTGGCTGCTGATGACGGCCATGCCCGGTGCTGACCTGACCGAATGGGCCACCCAACCCGAATTGATCGTCGATATCCTGGCCTCCAGCCTCCGCCAATTGCACGCGCTGGACATAGCTGCCTGCCCCTTCGATCATCGACTCGACAAGCGCCTTGGGGCCGGTGCGGACAATGTCGCCGCCGGCATCGTCGACGAGAGCGATTTCGATACGGCTCATGTCGGCTGGACCGCGGTGCAAGTGCTGGACTGGCTGATGCAGAACCGGCCGCAAACCAGTGACCTGGTGGTTACCCATGGCGATGTGAGCCTGCCCAATCTCATGGCGGACAACGGCCGTTTCTCGGGTTTTATCGATTGCGGGCGACTGGGCGTGGCGGATCGCTGGCAGGACCTTTCCATCGCCTGCCGCAGCCTCGCCTTCAATTGCGGACCCGGGCATGTCACCGCTTTCCTTGCCGCCTATGGCGCACAATGGGATCAGCAGCGCTACGACTACTACACCGCATTGGACGAGCTGTTCTGA
- the aroQ gene encoding type II 3-dehydroquinate dehydratase → MAKRVLVLNGPNLNMLGTREPEIYGAETLQDVEALCQRTGDELGLSVDFRQSNHEGELVTWIQDARTSADAILINPAAYSHTSVAIQDALKASGLPVAEVHISNIHQRESFRHHSYVSAVAFGVICGFGTGGYRMALTALAEKLK, encoded by the coding sequence ATGGCTAAGCGCGTTCTCGTCCTCAACGGCCCGAACCTCAATATGCTCGGAACCCGCGAGCCGGAAATCTATGGCGCGGAAACGCTCCAGGATGTCGAAGCCCTGTGCCAGCGCACCGGCGACGAACTCGGCCTCAGCGTGGACTTTCGCCAGTCCAACCACGAGGGCGAGCTGGTGACCTGGATCCAGGACGCCCGCACCAGCGCCGATGCCATCCTGATCAACCCGGCGGCCTATTCGCACACTTCGGTGGCGATCCAGGACGCGCTCAAGGCGTCTGGTCTGCCGGTTGCCGAAGTCCACATTTCCAATATCCATCAGCGTGAAAGCTTCCGGCACCATTCCTATGTGTCGGCTGTCGCCTTTGGCGTCATTTGCGGCTTTGGCACTGGCGGGTATAGAATGGCGCTCACAGCGCTCGCCGAAAAACTCAAATAA
- a CDS encoding NADH:ubiquinone oxidoreductase subunit NDUFA12 codes for MKKFLSEIFVWWNGQTWGTRLWIWRFSDYVGSDEFGNKYYQDRKADRRYVTYNGYADASTIGQGWHGWMHYRTDVPPSKVNYVAKPWEKPHERNLTGTAEAYRPDGSLLNKGERPRVTGDYSAWSPE; via the coding sequence ATCAAAAAGTTCCTGAGTGAAATCTTCGTCTGGTGGAATGGCCAGACCTGGGGCACGCGGCTCTGGATCTGGCGCTTCAGCGACTATGTCGGCAGCGACGAGTTCGGCAACAAGTATTACCAGGACCGCAAGGCTGACCGGCGTTACGTGACCTACAATGGCTATGCCGATGCCTCGACCATCGGTCAGGGCTGGCATGGCTGGATGCACTATCGCACCGATGTGCCGCCGTCCAAGGTCAACTATGTCGCCAAGCCTTGGGAAAAGCCGCATGAGCGGAACCTGACCGGCACCGCGGAAGCCTATCGCCCCGATGGCAGCCTGCTCAACAAGGGCGAGCGTCCGCGCGTTACCGGCGATTACAGCGCCTGGTCGCCTGAATAA